From Demequina capsici, one genomic window encodes:
- a CDS encoding carbohydrate ABC transporter permease — protein sequence MSSTLTKPDRPTEEQRRAGGNAKLTWRQRRGHWDVKYSPYLYIAPFFLVFAVTGLFPILYTAFISTQDWDLVRNTGSYVGFEHFAWVLQDREFWIALRNTFSIFLFSSVPQIIVATVIAAMLDQNLRAKTFWRMGVLLPYVVAPVAVSLIFSNMFGDKSGLVNTLLGDIGINPILWHTDVIPSHIAIATMVNFRWTGYNALILLAAMQAIPRDLFEAAAIDGAGAMRRFWSVTIPQIRPTMVFVIITSTIGGLQIFDEPRMYDTFGLGGANKQWLTITMYLYNTGWGKFNFGRAAAVAWILFLIIVSISLVNFFLTQRLIASDTVAKKVKPKRVKASKGGK from the coding sequence ATGTCATCCACCCTCACGAAGCCTGACCGCCCCACCGAGGAGCAGCGTCGGGCCGGCGGCAACGCGAAGCTGACCTGGCGCCAGCGCCGGGGCCACTGGGACGTCAAGTACTCGCCGTACCTCTACATCGCACCGTTCTTCCTGGTCTTCGCGGTCACCGGGCTCTTCCCTATCCTCTACACCGCCTTCATCTCCACCCAGGACTGGGACCTGGTGCGCAACACCGGCTCCTACGTCGGGTTCGAGCACTTCGCGTGGGTGCTGCAGGACCGCGAGTTCTGGATCGCGCTGCGCAACACGTTCTCGATCTTCCTGTTCTCGTCCGTCCCGCAGATCATCGTCGCCACCGTGATCGCGGCCATGCTGGACCAGAACCTGCGCGCCAAGACCTTCTGGCGCATGGGGGTGCTGCTGCCCTACGTGGTGGCCCCCGTCGCGGTCTCGCTGATCTTCTCCAACATGTTCGGAGACAAGTCGGGCCTGGTCAACACGCTGCTGGGCGACATCGGCATCAACCCGATCCTGTGGCACACCGACGTGATCCCCTCGCACATCGCGATCGCGACCATGGTGAACTTCCGCTGGACCGGCTACAACGCCCTGATCCTGCTCGCGGCCATGCAGGCCATCCCGCGTGACCTGTTCGAGGCCGCGGCGATCGACGGCGCGGGCGCCATGCGCCGCTTCTGGTCCGTCACCATCCCGCAGATCCGGCCGACGATGGTGTTCGTCATCATCACGTCCACGATCGGCGGTCTGCAGATCTTCGACGAGCCTCGCATGTACGACACGTTCGGCCTGGGTGGAGCCAACAAGCAATGGCTCACCATCACGATGTACCTCTACAACACCGGCTGGGGCAAGTTCAACTTCGGTCGAGCGGCAGCGGTCGCGTGGATCCTCTTCCTCATCATCGTGTCCATCAGCCTCGTCAACTTCTTCCTCACGCAACGGCTCATCGCCAGCGACACCGTCGCCAAGAAGGTCAAGCCGAAGCGAGTCAAGGCCTCGAAGGGAGGCAAGTGA
- a CDS encoding ABC transporter substrate-binding protein produces MHLLHKGVNVSLSRRNKTAGIAAGAAVFALSVAACSSSGDANPSDSASGSTSDEQITLTVATFNDFGYTQDLLDEYTALHPNITVVPTVAATSNDARTNYFAKLGAGGLADVEAIEVDWLPEVMQYSDMLADLTSDDTTGRWLDWKTAAATDADGRLIGYGTDIGPEAVCYNADLFAAAGLPTDPTEVASLLKGGWDTYFQVGQQYMDAGGNAWFDGAGATYQGMINQVAAAYEDPDTGALTVADNAEVKDIYDQVTTAASTMSAHLSQWSDDWYAALANNEFATMLCPGWMLGVIQGAAPDTTSWNVADVFPGGGGNWGGSYLTVPANGAHVEEAKALADWLTAPEQQLKALANAGTFPSQVDALSDEASLNAAFASGDEPTKATYFNSDTLGTIFSNRANAITVSPFKGALYFQVNDAMQNALTRVEDGSQDATTSWNQFLTEVSAIG; encoded by the coding sequence ATGCACCTACTTCACAAGGGAGTGAACGTGAGCCTCTCACGACGCAACAAGACCGCGGGGATCGCTGCGGGTGCGGCAGTCTTCGCGCTCAGTGTCGCAGCCTGCTCCAGCAGCGGCGACGCCAACCCAAGCGACTCGGCCTCCGGCAGCACCAGCGACGAGCAGATCACCCTGACCGTCGCCACCTTCAACGACTTCGGCTACACGCAGGACCTGCTCGACGAGTACACGGCTCTGCACCCGAACATCACCGTGGTGCCGACCGTCGCAGCGACGTCGAACGACGCTCGCACCAACTACTTCGCCAAGCTGGGCGCCGGCGGCCTCGCCGACGTCGAGGCGATCGAGGTGGACTGGCTGCCCGAGGTCATGCAGTACTCGGACATGCTCGCCGACCTCACCTCGGACGACACCACCGGTCGCTGGCTCGACTGGAAGACCGCCGCCGCCACCGACGCCGATGGCCGCCTGATCGGCTACGGCACCGACATCGGCCCTGAGGCCGTCTGCTACAACGCGGACCTGTTCGCGGCCGCCGGTCTCCCGACCGACCCGACCGAGGTCGCCTCGCTCCTCAAGGGCGGCTGGGACACCTACTTCCAGGTGGGCCAGCAGTACATGGACGCGGGCGGCAACGCCTGGTTCGACGGCGCCGGCGCCACCTACCAGGGCATGATCAACCAGGTCGCGGCGGCGTACGAGGACCCCGACACCGGCGCCCTGACCGTCGCCGACAACGCCGAGGTCAAGGACATCTACGACCAGGTCACCACCGCCGCGTCGACGATGTCGGCCCACCTCTCGCAGTGGTCGGACGACTGGTACGCCGCTCTCGCCAACAACGAGTTCGCGACGATGCTGTGCCCGGGCTGGATGCTCGGCGTGATCCAGGGCGCGGCCCCCGACACCACCTCGTGGAACGTCGCGGACGTCTTCCCCGGCGGCGGCGGCAACTGGGGCGGCTCGTACCTGACCGTTCCGGCCAACGGCGCCCACGTGGAGGAGGCCAAGGCTCTCGCCGACTGGCTGACCGCTCCTGAGCAGCAGCTCAAGGCCCTCGCCAACGCGGGCACGTTCCCCAGCCAGGTGGACGCACTGTCCGACGAGGCTTCGCTGAACGCGGCCTTCGCCTCCGGCGACGAGCCCACCAAGGCGACCTACTTCAACAGCGACACTCTCGGCACGATCTTCTCCAACCGTGCCAACGCGATCACCGTGTCGCCGTTCAAGGGTGCCCTGTACTTCCAGGTGAACGATGCCATGCAGAACGCGCTGACCCGCGTCGAGGACGGCTCGCAGGACGCCACGACGTCCTGGAACCAGTTCCTGACCGAAGTCTCCGCGATCGGTTAA
- the mnmA gene encoding tRNA 2-thiouridine(34) synthase MnmA yields the protein MRVLAALSGGVDSAVAAARAVDAGHDVTGVHMALSRNRDLHRNGSRGCCSIEDANDARRAADLLGIPYYVWDLSDEFHDTVVADFLSEYEAGRTPNPCVRCNEHIKFDTLLERASALGFDAVVTGHYARIDIRDDGVRELHRAADPAKDQSYVLAVMGPDKLERAMFPLGSVGSKSEVRAEAAARGLGVSNKPDSYDICFVADGDTKGFLERALGERPGEIVDQDGAVVGAHTGAYSYTVGQRKGLGLGNPAADGRPRYVTGIDTVRNVVMVGPETLLSVSTLVGEQVVWLAPDVGADEPVSCEAQVRAHGEPVPATVVREGDRIVVQLEQPMRGVAAGQSLVVYAGSRVLGQATLNR from the coding sequence ATGCGCGTGCTCGCCGCCCTCTCCGGAGGAGTCGACTCCGCCGTTGCTGCGGCGCGCGCGGTCGATGCGGGGCATGACGTGACAGGTGTGCACATGGCGCTCAGTCGCAACCGGGACCTGCACCGCAACGGGTCGCGAGGCTGCTGCTCCATCGAAGACGCGAACGACGCCCGGCGCGCTGCGGACCTGCTCGGCATCCCGTACTACGTGTGGGACCTGTCCGACGAGTTTCACGACACCGTCGTCGCCGACTTCCTGTCGGAGTACGAGGCCGGGCGCACTCCGAACCCGTGCGTGCGCTGCAACGAGCACATCAAGTTCGACACGCTCCTGGAGCGTGCGTCGGCCCTGGGGTTCGACGCCGTGGTCACCGGCCACTACGCGCGGATCGACATCCGCGACGACGGGGTGAGGGAGCTGCATCGCGCGGCGGACCCCGCCAAGGATCAGTCCTATGTGCTGGCCGTGATGGGGCCCGACAAGCTGGAACGCGCGATGTTCCCGCTCGGCTCCGTCGGCTCCAAGTCTGAGGTGCGCGCGGAGGCCGCCGCGCGCGGGCTGGGCGTCTCGAACAAGCCCGACTCCTACGACATCTGCTTTGTCGCCGACGGGGATACCAAGGGTTTCCTCGAGCGTGCGCTCGGTGAGCGGCCCGGTGAGATCGTCGACCAGGACGGCGCCGTGGTTGGCGCGCACACGGGCGCGTACTCGTACACGGTGGGGCAGCGCAAGGGCCTCGGCCTGGGCAACCCCGCGGCGGACGGGCGTCCGCGCTACGTCACCGGCATCGACACCGTCCGCAACGTGGTCATGGTCGGCCCTGAGACGCTGCTGTCGGTGTCGACGCTGGTGGGGGAGCAGGTCGTGTGGCTCGCCCCGGACGTCGGCGCCGACGAGCCTGTCTCGTGCGAGGCGCAGGTGCGTGCACATGGCGAGCCGGTGCCCGCCACCGTGGTCCGTGAGGGCGACCGCATCGTCGTCCAGCTGGAGCAGCCGATGCGCGGCGTCGCGGCTGGCCAGTCGCTGGTCGTCTACGCAGGATCGCGAGTCCTGGGACAGGCGACGCTCAACCGTTGA
- a CDS encoding HNH endonuclease, producing MTTSDGTLTDVVALRALVDDVESLPRAELLAVQVRAVAVRREADVLLARISAEVARRSEPTDGAVGLARHEGHQSAQGLVASVAGGSFAEASRLMRVGRVLARDDEARCAERGDVERAAADSAGSGADGAFAPGADPAATTHRGPRFPMLAMELRSHRLSVDAGALLADALERVAENLIGDQLAQWERDVVGKAIGLPLAKIRRLVAFAEARVRPDELEGREQRQYADRAATIRSEPDGMVTVTARLDPVSAAPVRAMLDAYVRDAFQKQRDARAAQAAQATSAGTRRQIGQGPTSDSTALQLRADALVWLARHAQGCESDHVGVRTTVVVRVDVDALHEGVGIAEIDGATTPISVTALRQMAADAEVIPAVLGSEGEVLDWGRRRRLFTQAQRLALVERDGGCAKCHAPPSWCEVHHIEWWDRDSGPTDLSNGVLLCVRCHHDVHRDGWDINVVDNRVWFVPPRSVDRARTPSLGGRARIDAYARGGVATRSHAVTRDDVATRDDSATRGGAVTPDDVVTPDDVALLNDGAAPNDGARRDDVVTPTDGVHGAKRAGGAQSERRVNLAGP from the coding sequence ATGACGACGAGTGACGGCACCCTCACGGATGTCGTCGCGCTGCGCGCGCTCGTGGACGACGTCGAGTCGCTGCCTCGCGCGGAACTGCTGGCGGTGCAGGTGCGTGCGGTGGCGGTCCGGCGCGAGGCCGACGTGCTGCTTGCACGGATCTCGGCGGAAGTCGCGCGGCGGTCCGAGCCGACCGATGGCGCGGTGGGGTTGGCCCGTCACGAGGGGCATCAGAGCGCGCAGGGCCTCGTAGCCTCTGTCGCCGGTGGGAGTTTCGCCGAGGCGTCGCGGCTGATGCGAGTCGGCAGGGTGCTGGCACGTGATGACGAGGCCCGGTGCGCCGAGCGTGGGGATGTAGAGCGTGCGGCTGCCGACTCTGCTGGGTCGGGTGCCGACGGTGCGTTCGCGCCGGGTGCCGACCCTGCCGCGACAACGCATCGGGGTCCGCGCTTCCCCATGCTCGCCATGGAGCTGCGGAGCCACCGGCTCTCCGTCGATGCCGGCGCGCTCCTTGCCGATGCGCTTGAGCGCGTCGCCGAGAACCTCATTGGGGACCAGCTCGCGCAGTGGGAACGGGACGTCGTCGGCAAGGCAATAGGCCTGCCGCTGGCGAAGATCCGACGGCTGGTCGCGTTCGCGGAGGCGCGTGTGCGCCCTGATGAACTGGAAGGACGCGAGCAGCGCCAATACGCCGACCGAGCCGCGACGATCCGGTCCGAGCCCGACGGGATGGTCACCGTCACCGCACGGCTTGACCCTGTCTCGGCCGCACCTGTGCGCGCCATGCTCGACGCTTATGTGCGTGACGCCTTCCAGAAGCAACGCGACGCCAGGGCCGCACAGGCGGCGCAGGCTACGTCGGCGGGCACACGTCGGCAGATCGGACAGGGGCCTACCTCCGACTCCACTGCGCTTCAGCTGCGCGCGGATGCCCTGGTCTGGCTCGCGCGCCACGCCCAGGGCTGCGAATCCGATCATGTCGGTGTCCGGACCACGGTAGTGGTGCGTGTCGACGTCGACGCTCTGCACGAAGGCGTCGGCATCGCCGAGATCGACGGTGCGACTACGCCCATCAGCGTGACCGCACTGCGACAGATGGCGGCCGACGCCGAGGTCATCCCCGCAGTGCTCGGAAGCGAAGGCGAGGTTCTCGACTGGGGGCGTCGTCGACGGCTGTTCACCCAGGCCCAACGGCTTGCGCTTGTCGAGCGTGACGGCGGCTGCGCGAAGTGCCATGCACCGCCGAGCTGGTGCGAGGTGCATCACATCGAGTGGTGGGACCGAGACTCCGGCCCTACCGACCTGTCCAACGGAGTGCTGTTGTGCGTGCGATGCCACCATGACGTGCATCGCGACGGATGGGACATCAATGTCGTCGACAACCGCGTCTGGTTCGTGCCTCCACGGTCGGTCGACCGTGCCCGCACACCCTCGCTCGGCGGCCGCGCCCGCATTGACGCCTACGCGCGCGGCGGCGTCGCGACTCGGAGTCACGCTGTGACTAGGGACGATGTTGCGACTCGGGACGACAGCGCGACTCGGGGCGGCGCTGTGACACCGGACGACGTTGTGACACCGGACGACGTTGCGCTTCTGAATGACGGTGCGGCCCCGAATGACGGTGCGAGACGGGACGACGTTGTGACACCGACCGATGGTGTGCACGGTGCGAAGCGCGCCGGCGGGGCCCAGTCAGAGCGGCGCGTAAACTTGGCGGGTCCCTGA
- a CDS encoding IclR family transcriptional regulator codes for MDDAQEAAPGGVRRPARARPATPAVDQALAILTHLARQRGPVTAGHLATALRIPRASLYRQLASMVDHGYVVHLPEESRYGLGVAAYELGSGYSRQQPLSRLGAPLIAGLVDRVGESAHLAVLEGRDVVYVVEQRAPRRPMLITDVGVRLSALVTASGRAILAALPHAQLRATFPGPAAFESAPQGAPRSYRELKELVRVTRARGYSWEDGSVTEGLASVAVPVRDHAGWPVAALAVTFPSERGDDTWRERVVEAVTRDADELARRIGARRTG; via the coding sequence ATGGACGACGCGCAGGAAGCGGCACCCGGTGGCGTTCGCAGGCCGGCCCGAGCCCGCCCCGCCACGCCAGCCGTCGATCAGGCGCTCGCCATCCTCACCCACCTCGCACGCCAGCGCGGTCCCGTCACGGCCGGTCATCTCGCGACAGCGCTGCGCATCCCACGCGCCTCCCTGTACCGCCAGCTCGCGTCCATGGTCGATCACGGGTATGTGGTGCACCTGCCAGAGGAATCCCGCTACGGCCTGGGCGTCGCCGCCTATGAGCTCGGCTCCGGCTACTCCCGACAGCAGCCGCTGTCCCGGCTCGGCGCCCCGCTGATCGCCGGGCTCGTGGACCGGGTGGGGGAGTCCGCGCACCTCGCGGTCCTCGAGGGTCGCGACGTGGTCTACGTCGTCGAGCAGCGCGCGCCACGCAGGCCCATGCTCATCACCGACGTCGGCGTGCGGCTCAGCGCGCTCGTGACCGCGTCAGGCCGTGCGATCCTCGCGGCGCTGCCACACGCGCAGCTGCGGGCCACCTTCCCTGGACCGGCGGCCTTCGAGTCGGCGCCCCAGGGCGCGCCGCGGTCGTACCGTGAGCTCAAGGAGCTGGTCCGCGTGACCCGCGCCAGAGGCTACTCCTGGGAGGACGGCTCCGTGACGGAGGGGCTCGCATCCGTCGCTGTGCCTGTACGCGACCACGCGGGCTGGCCGGTCGCGGCGCTCGCGGTCACGTTCCCGTCCGAGCGAGGGGACGACACATGGCGAGAGCGGGTCGTCGAGGCGGTCACGCGCGATGCCGACGAGCTGGCCCGCCGCATCGGGGCACGCCGCACGGGGTGA
- the hutH gene encoding histidine ammonia-lyase yields MTLLDTSVPTVTIGAGAPSPEDVVAVARRDAHLLIDPAALEGMAGSRGVIEALAADPQPHYGVSTGFGALATTFIDGDRRRQLQLSLVRSHAAGAGPEVEREVVRALTMLRLSTLLTSRTGARPVVAETYAAMLNAGITPIVHEYGSLGCSGDLAPLAHVALAATGEGPVRDGHGIAMGAANALACAGIEPLVLEEKEGLAVINGTDGMLGQLLLALADLDLMVTTADVTAGMSIEALLGTDAPFAADLQALRPHPGIGASAHNLTRILDGSGIVASHRGPDCTRVQDAYSLRCAPQVGGAVRDTIAHARLVASRELAAAVDNPVVTPDGRVESNGSFHGAPVAYVLDFLAIAVADLASMAERRIDRLLDPARNHGLPPFLAHEVGVDSGLMIAQYTAAGIVSELKRLASPASVDSIPSSAMQEDHVSMGWHAARKLRTSIDGLSRVLGIELLAASRAQALRAPLEPSPATEAAAMLVSQSAGPGPDRFVAPELEAAASAVRDGHVLAAVEHRIGRLSHT; encoded by the coding sequence ATGACACTCCTCGACACGTCCGTCCCCACCGTCACGATCGGCGCGGGCGCCCCGTCCCCCGAGGACGTCGTCGCCGTGGCCCGCCGCGACGCGCACCTGCTGATCGACCCGGCCGCACTGGAGGGCATGGCCGGCTCGCGTGGCGTGATCGAGGCGCTCGCGGCGGATCCGCAGCCGCATTACGGCGTCAGCACCGGCTTCGGCGCGCTCGCCACCACGTTCATCGACGGCGACCGTCGCCGTCAGCTGCAGCTGAGCCTGGTGCGCTCGCACGCCGCCGGCGCTGGCCCGGAGGTCGAGCGCGAGGTGGTGCGCGCGCTGACGATGCTGCGCCTGTCGACCCTCCTGACCAGCCGCACGGGCGCACGTCCCGTCGTCGCCGAGACCTACGCGGCGATGCTCAACGCGGGCATCACGCCGATCGTCCACGAGTACGGCTCGCTTGGCTGCTCCGGCGACCTTGCGCCGCTGGCGCACGTTGCGCTCGCCGCCACCGGCGAAGGCCCCGTGCGAGACGGGCACGGCATTGCGATGGGCGCAGCGAACGCCCTCGCGTGCGCCGGGATCGAGCCTCTGGTGCTCGAGGAGAAGGAGGGCCTGGCGGTCATCAACGGCACGGACGGGATGCTGGGCCAGCTGCTGCTGGCGCTCGCCGACCTGGACCTGATGGTGACCACGGCCGACGTGACGGCGGGCATGAGCATCGAGGCGCTGCTCGGCACGGACGCGCCGTTCGCCGCGGACCTCCAGGCGCTGCGCCCTCACCCCGGGATCGGCGCGTCAGCCCACAACCTCACCCGCATCCTCGACGGGTCGGGCATCGTCGCGAGCCACCGCGGCCCGGACTGCACGCGGGTGCAGGACGCCTACTCGCTGCGGTGCGCTCCGCAGGTGGGCGGCGCCGTGCGCGACACGATCGCTCACGCGCGTCTGGTGGCGAGCCGCGAGCTCGCGGCGGCCGTCGACAACCCTGTGGTCACGCCCGACGGTCGTGTCGAGTCCAATGGGAGCTTCCACGGCGCGCCGGTCGCCTACGTGCTGGACTTCCTTGCCATCGCGGTGGCGGACCTGGCGAGCATGGCGGAGCGCCGCATCGACCGTCTGCTGGACCCCGCCCGCAATCACGGCCTGCCGCCGTTCCTGGCGCACGAGGTGGGCGTCGACTCGGGCCTGATGATCGCGCAGTACACCGCGGCGGGCATCGTGTCCGAGCTCAAGAGGCTGGCCTCCCCTGCGTCGGTCGACTCGATCCCGTCGTCGGCCATGCAGGAGGACCACGTGTCGATGGGTTGGCATGCGGCCCGCAAGCTGCGGACCTCGATCGACGGGCTGTCCCGCGTGCTGGGGATCGAGCTGCTTGCGGCGTCCCGCGCGCAGGCCCTCAGGGCTCCGCTCGAGCCGTCGCCCGCGACGGAGGCCGCAGCGATGCTCGTCTCTCAGTCCGCCGGTCCCGGCCCGGACCGCTTCGTGGCGCCAGAGCTCGAGGCCGCCGCCTCCGCCGTGCGCGACGGCCACGTGCTCGCGGCGGTCGAGCACCGCATCGGCCGGCTCAGCCACACCTGA
- the hutU gene encoding urocanate hydratase — MTAPATARIVRAARGTELTAKSWQTEAPLRMLMNNLDPEVAERPEDLVVYGGTGRAARSWEAYDAIVATLRDLESDETLLVQSGKPVGVFRTHEWAPRVLIANSNLVGDWATWPEFRQLEALGLTMYGQMTAGSWIYIGTQGILQGTYETFAAVARERAERAGQDPRVASLRGTLTLTGGAGGMGGAQPLAVTLNEGACLIVDVDAARLERRVAHGYLDTVGTDLDDAIAQAVAARNAGRALSVGVVGNAAEVFPELLRRGVPIDIVTDQTSAHDPLSYLPEGFTVEQWHERAALDPECFTAAARGSMARHVEAMVGFKDAGADVFDYGNSIRAEAQLGGYERAFDFPGFVPAYIRPQFEEGRGPFRWAALSGDPDDIARTDKALMELFPEHESLHRWLKAAGEKVHFEGLPARICWLGYQERHLAGLKFNEMVASGELSAPIVIGRDHLDSGSVASPYRETEGMKDGSDAIADWPLLNALLNTASGATWVSLHHGGGVGIGRSIHAGQVVVADGTDLAAEKISRVLVNDPGTGVMRHVDAGYEHARDIARERGLRVPMLDA, encoded by the coding sequence ATGACCGCCCCCGCTACCGCCCGCATCGTCCGCGCCGCCCGTGGCACGGAGCTCACCGCCAAGTCGTGGCAGACCGAGGCGCCGCTCCGCATGCTCATGAACAACCTGGACCCGGAGGTCGCGGAGCGGCCCGAGGACCTGGTGGTCTATGGCGGAACCGGTCGCGCGGCCCGCAGCTGGGAGGCGTACGACGCGATCGTCGCGACCCTGCGCGACCTCGAGTCCGACGAGACGCTGCTGGTGCAGTCGGGCAAGCCGGTGGGCGTATTCCGCACGCACGAGTGGGCGCCGCGGGTGCTGATCGCGAACTCGAACCTGGTGGGCGACTGGGCCACCTGGCCCGAGTTCCGCCAGCTCGAGGCGCTGGGCCTCACGATGTACGGCCAGATGACGGCCGGCTCGTGGATCTACATCGGCACCCAGGGCATCCTGCAGGGCACGTACGAGACGTTCGCCGCGGTGGCGCGGGAGCGTGCGGAGCGCGCCGGCCAAGACCCGCGCGTCGCCTCGCTGCGCGGCACCCTCACGCTGACCGGCGGCGCGGGCGGCATGGGCGGCGCGCAGCCGCTCGCGGTCACCCTCAACGAGGGTGCCTGCCTGATCGTGGACGTGGACGCGGCGAGGCTGGAGCGCCGGGTGGCGCACGGGTACCTCGACACGGTAGGCACGGACCTGGACGACGCGATCGCGCAGGCGGTCGCAGCGAGGAACGCGGGACGCGCGCTCTCGGTGGGCGTGGTCGGCAACGCCGCCGAGGTGTTCCCCGAGCTGCTGCGCCGAGGCGTGCCGATCGACATCGTCACCGACCAGACGTCCGCCCACGACCCGCTGAGCTACCTGCCGGAGGGGTTCACGGTGGAGCAGTGGCATGAGCGCGCTGCGCTCGACCCCGAATGCTTCACCGCCGCCGCCCGCGGCTCGATGGCGCGGCATGTGGAGGCGATGGTCGGGTTCAAGGACGCAGGCGCCGACGTCTTCGACTACGGCAACTCGATCCGAGCCGAGGCGCAGCTGGGCGGATACGAGCGGGCCTTCGACTTTCCCGGCTTCGTGCCTGCGTACATCCGCCCGCAGTTCGAGGAGGGACGCGGACCGTTCCGGTGGGCGGCGCTCTCTGGAGACCCGGACGACATCGCGAGGACCGACAAGGCGCTCATGGAGCTGTTCCCTGAGCATGAGTCGCTGCATCGCTGGCTCAAGGCTGCAGGCGAGAAGGTGCACTTCGAGGGCCTTCCTGCGCGCATCTGCTGGCTCGGATACCAGGAGCGTCACCTGGCTGGCCTCAAGTTCAACGAGATGGTCGCCTCCGGTGAGCTGTCCGCTCCGATCGTGATCGGGCGGGATCACCTGGACTCCGGCTCGGTCGCGTCCCCGTACCGCGAGACCGAGGGCATGAAGGACGGATCGGACGCGATCGCCGACTGGCCGCTGCTGAACGCGCTGCTCAACACGGCGTCGGGCGCGACCTGGGTGTCGCTGCATCACGGCGGCGGCGTGGGGATCGGGCGCTCGATCCACGCGGGCCAGGTGGTCGTGGCGGACGGCACCGACCTGGCTGCCGAGAAGATCTCGCGCGTGCTGGTCAACGACCCCGGCACGGGCGTCATGCGTCACGTGGATGCCGGCTACGAGCATGCGAGGGACATCGCTCGCGAGCGGGGCCTCCGTGTGCCCATGCTGGACGCATGA
- a CDS encoding allantoate amidohydrolase — MMTASPTATELSRTRPALRDGVLDPVDALAELAPIGRDEARGGWSRHLLDDADQKMREWFFQTAISLGLRFERDANANQWAVWAPPGASGKAVGTGSHLDSVPGGGPLDGPLGVVSSLAAVSRLIAEGHRPAHPIRVANFAEEEGARFGVPCLGSQLLCGELAPERVRALTDATGTSCAHVLEAGGYEPSVIGADPSRLADLAMYVELHVEQGCQLAPLDAPVGLATGILAHGRWLLTITGRGDHAGATELESRHDPMLVAATAIQAARTHALLADPATKGRATVGKLQVVPGGSNAIASEVRLWLDARAERDEDVRALVARIVAEMETSADSEGCEMALTEESFSTRVTFDAALTARIGAALRPTLGDVPRIPTGAGHDAGILAAYLPTAMLFVRNPDGVSHSPLEGATDDDIRAGVAALTDTLRALTSPEVA, encoded by the coding sequence ATGATGACCGCATCCCCGACCGCCACGGAGCTCTCGCGGACCCGGCCTGCGCTGCGCGACGGCGTGCTGGACCCGGTCGATGCCCTGGCCGAGCTGGCTCCGATCGGACGCGACGAGGCGCGGGGCGGCTGGTCCCGTCATCTGCTGGACGATGCGGACCAGAAGATGCGCGAATGGTTCTTCCAGACGGCAATATCGCTCGGTTTGCGCTTCGAACGCGATGCGAACGCGAATCAGTGGGCCGTCTGGGCGCCCCCAGGGGCCTCCGGAAAGGCGGTCGGCACCGGCAGCCACCTGGACTCCGTCCCCGGCGGCGGTCCGCTCGACGGCCCGCTCGGCGTGGTCTCCTCGCTCGCGGCCGTCTCCCGCCTGATCGCGGAGGGTCACCGACCCGCGCACCCGATCCGGGTGGCGAACTTCGCCGAGGAGGAGGGCGCGCGCTTCGGCGTCCCCTGCCTGGGATCTCAGCTGCTGTGCGGCGAGCTCGCACCCGAGCGTGTGCGCGCATTGACCGACGCCACGGGAACCAGTTGCGCGCACGTGCTCGAGGCGGGCGGGTACGAGCCTTCCGTGATCGGCGCAGACCCGTCGCGCCTGGCAGACCTGGCCATGTACGTCGAGCTGCACGTCGAGCAGGGATGCCAGCTCGCGCCGCTCGACGCTCCTGTGGGCCTCGCGACCGGCATCCTGGCGCACGGACGCTGGCTGCTCACGATCACCGGCCGCGGCGACCACGCGGGCGCGACGGAGCTCGAGTCGCGGCACGACCCGATGCTCGTGGCCGCCACCGCGATCCAGGCAGCCCGCACGCACGCGCTGCTGGCGGACCCTGCGACCAAGGGGCGCGCGACCGTCGGCAAGCTGCAGGTGGTGCCCGGCGGTTCGAACGCCATCGCGTCCGAGGTGCGGCTGTGGCTGGACGCTCGCGCGGAACGCGATGAGGACGTGCGCGCGCTCGTGGCGCGCATCGTCGCCGAGATGGAGACGTCCGCGGACTCGGAGGGCTGCGAGATGGCCCTCACCGAGGAGTCGTTCAGCACTCGGGTGACGTTCGACGCCGCGCTGACCGCGCGCATCGGAGCGGCCCTCCGGCCGACGCTCGGGGACGTGCCGCGCATCCCGACCGGTGCGGGCCACGATGCGGGCATCCTCGCGGCGTACCTGCCGACCGCCATGCTGTTCGTGCGCAATCCCGACGGTGTGTCCCACTCGCCGCTCGAGGGCGCGACGGACGACGACATCCGCGCGGGAGTCGCCGCGCTCACCGATACGCTGCGCGCGCTGACCTCGCCGGAGGTCGCATGA